tacagatactaccaGTACTGCTAAAACTACGAATACTAatgctactaatactgctaatgctactaatactgctaatgctactaatactgctgatactgcTGATACTGCTGATACCACTGCTCCTGCTGCCTGCAGTGCGTTCCCTCTCACCTCGGCTCCTCAGCATCACTCAGGTACTGAACTGTTTcctacagacaggaagtcatttATTGTTCTTTGTACACTTTTGTAGATTGAACTGATTTtacttcaaatgtttgttttgaggTTTTTCTCTTCTGAACTCAAATCTGAGACAAGAAAACTCTGatattatctataatatatatctctattgtttgtgttttctttctttccatcagACGAGGAGACAAAGGAAGaagaagtagtagaagaagaaaaaaaaaagttagctggagatgaggagggtgaggaagtccatcttcatgtcttcatgtcttcttcatgtcttcttcatgtcgtcttcttcatgtcttcttcatgacttcttcatgtcttcttcatgtcttcttcatgtcttcttcatgacttcttcatgtcttcttcatgtcttcttcatgaCTTCTTCATGtcgtcttcttcatgtcttcttcatgtcttcttcatgtcgtcttcttcatgtcttcttcatgtcttcttcatgtcgtcttcttcatgtcttcttcatgtcttcttcatgtcgtcttcttcttgtcttcttcatgtcttcttcatgtgtTCTTCATGTCGTCTTCATGtcgtcttcttcatgtcttcttcatgtcgtcttcttcatgtcttcttcatgtcttcttcatgtcgTCTTCTTCATgacttcttcttgtcttcttcatgtcttcttcatgtcttcttcatgacttcttcatgtcttcttcatgtcttcttcatgtcgtcttcttcatgtcttcttcatgaCTTCGTCTTGTCTTCTTCATgacttcttcatgtcttcttcatgtcttcttcatgtcgtcttcttcatgtcttcttcatgtcttcttcatgtcttcttcatgtcttcttcatgacttcttcatgtcttcttcatgtcttcttcatgtcttcttcatgtcgtcttcttcttgtcttcttcatgtcttcttcatgacttcttcttgtcttcttcatgtcttcttcatgtcttcttcatgtcttcttcgtgtcttcttcatgtcttcttcttgtcttcttcatgtcgtcttcttcatgtcttcttcatgtcttcttcatgtcgtcttcttcatgtcttcttcatgtcttcttcatgtcttcttcatttcttcttcttgtcttcttcatgtcttcttcgtgtcttcttcatgtcttcttcatgtctttttCATGTgttcttcatgtcttcttcatgtcttcttcatgtcaGCACAAGTTGCACATTTAACTACAGGAATGTGAAACTATTATCTATAATATACTCTATAAATCTTACacattattaatgtgttttaaagtatCCTGGGGAGCTCCCCCGAACGTTATGTCGTCAGCGCTGCTGTAATTACCAGGATCATTTTAATAACATGAGGTTCTCTTTGAGAGTCTAATTTATATAATTCATACCAACTGTCAATTTatactctactactactactactactactactactactactactactactaataataataataataataataataataataataataataaaaataataataataaatacaaaataatgaatagttaaaattaataaaacatttaaaaaatccaaaacggataaaaacaaaaccaacttAAATAGCCTGAacaaccaaactccattcagaaaacaagcattttaaaagttgtttgcttgttgtCTCGCAGAAAGACTTTTTACAAACCATCGTCATGATGGAGTTATTTCTGCTTCCTTTTGTTTCTGCAATGCATTTAAATCACAGCATTTATTTTGGGTTCACACTTCTGTCGAAAACCAGAACTTCAGCTGCGTTACatgaaaaacactgaaaaagaTTCTGCGGTGAAATGAGAGCTGAACATGAGTGTgacctcacttcctgtctgcagctTCTCTGGCCTTGTCAAGACCAATGAAGAAGAAAGTCCTGGTGGCTCCAGCTCTCAGTCTGTCTTTAGGTAATAAAGTTattgtcaataataataataataatatttgtgtgtttcagtagaTAACGTTAATCTTCTTCAGGTCGAAGCGAGTCGATGGTTTCAGAAGATTTTCCCTCAGCCTTCCTCTCGCCCTCACCTGAAGACGATGATGACACGGGGTTGGACTTCGACCTTGACGGCATGGAAACGCCGTCCGACAGCGAGTCTCTGCACTTCCCCGTCTACGAACTGGACCTGGAAGGTGAGAGGTCAAAGGTAAAATCTGCTGAGGACGACCACTTGTTTATGTAATCCATCCCAAGAACCTCacaggattgtttttttttgcagatgaCCTTCGGCGTCTCGGCGTGGCGTCCCGGCACCGCAGAACGTTCGGCTCCAGGTCCAGGTTTGACTCTGGGGCCGGTTCTGGACCAGGGGCGGAGCTGAGTGAGCCGGGAGCTCTGGAGCGGGAGGACGTGGTGGACGGTCAGGGCATCAGGTGGCGCTGTTTCTCCACCGGGGAACCACCGCAGGAGAGCCGCGTCAACATGAGCGTCCTGCAGCCGTTTCTCAGGGTGCTGTCGCACGGAGGTACGACCACGTCCGTCTGCACGACCACGCCCGTCTGCACAACCACGTCCGTCCGCACGTCCGCCTGCACGACCACGTCTGTCTGCACAATCACGTCCGCCTGCACGACCACGTCCGTCTGCACGTATACGCAGATATAAGATATTGTACTCAACATCTTTGCCTCTTGTCCACATGCAAAGTTTTAGTTCACTAAAACGGAGATATTTAAAAACGCCATCCAAGGTGCAGATACCTCCGGTTACTGCGTATCTGTGTGGACGTGTAAAGCGTCTCCTGGGCCAGAAACAACAcccggagagcgcagacctccaccaacgCTGCATTCAGGGGCTCCTCGCATGGTCCCATTTTCCATACCAGAAAGAAGatatttaaatatcaaatatgtataaatacatatatataatgagcTACTATTGTTTTActattgtttgatttgttgatGCCGCCAAAGGAAACTAcggatcttcttcttctctggtatTTGACGTATCGTTGACGAAGCTTTTAGCGCCGAACGTTTGCGCTCACAGTGTGGATGAATCAAACAACGTCGTGTAAACAGAAAGTATTTTTTCAAGCATggggaaaaaaatatttgttttcaaaaatatcCGTGCACGCCGTGTAAACACGTGTTGTACCTTCTCTGTCGTCTCTCAGGTTACTATGACGACGGTATGAATGACATCATCGTGTTTTCTTCCTGTTACCTGCCGCAGAACAGTCTGGAAAACTACCAGCATGTGATGGATAACCTGTTCAGGTAAGTGACAGTTTATAatctgtcactcaaacattAAACTTAATGAAGTGTTTTAATTCAAAGCAAAAAAACACTAAAGTTTGAAGAATGGATTCAACTCtgatgct
The nucleotide sequence above comes from Cottoperca gobio unplaced genomic scaffold, fCotGob3.1 fCotGob3_158arrow_ctg1, whole genome shotgun sequence. Encoded proteins:
- the LOC115004659 gene encoding BCL2/adenovirus E1B 19 kDa protein-interacting protein 2-like, translated to MESAEEDEDTCRSPLADVPTNTTDTTSTAKTTNTNATNTANATNTANATNTADTADTADTTAPAACSAFPLTSAPQHHSDEETKEEEVVEEEKKKLAGDEEASLALSRPMKKKVLVAPALSLSLGRSESMVSEDFPSAFLSPSPEDDDDTGLDFDLDGMETPSDSESLHFPVYELDLEDDLRRLGVASRHRRTFGSRSRFDSGAGSGPGAELSEPGALEREDVVDGQGIRWRCFSTGEPPQESRVNMSVLQPFLRVLSHGGYYDDGMNDIIVFSSCYLPQNSLENYQHVMDNLFRYVVGTLDLMVAENYVIVYLCAGGQKDKLPGISWLRECYTTIDRRLRKNLKGLYVVHPTWYIKALATIIKPFISSKFSRKLRFVDSLQDLSHLLPTEHVQIPDLVTQYDQKMSR